A region from the Peromyscus maniculatus bairdii isolate BWxNUB_F1_BW_parent chromosome 5, HU_Pman_BW_mat_3.1, whole genome shotgun sequence genome encodes:
- the LOC143273458 gene encoding enoyl-CoA delta isomerase 2-like isoform X2, with the protein MPKPVQFDVDNNAKQDRWKETARQSHVNLVSSLSPSSEASSQEKYGADEKVQGSKDIVVISEDGITKIVFNRPTKKNAITLQMYQEIMLALKNASTDNSAITVFTGTGDYYCSGNDLTNLINATGEIQEVAIKTAMALREFVSCFIDFPKPLVAVVNGPAIGIAVTLLGLFDAVYASDKATFHTPFSHLGHSPEGCSSYTFPKIMGSAKAMKISKELMRKNEKQNLHAANAKESAVIQERLTSEESSNALMNFMSRKAKL; encoded by the exons ATGCCTAAACCAGTTCAGTTTGATGTTGACAATAATGCCAAGCAGGATAGATGGAAG GAAACTGCCAGGCAGAGCCATGTGAATCTGGTGTCCAGTCTGAGTCCCTCATCTGAAGCTTCTAGCCAGGAAAAGTATGGAGCTGATGAGAAAGTCCAGGGGTCTAAGGACATTGTGGTGATCTCTGAAGATGGCATCACGAAGATTGTGTTCAATCGACCCACCAAAAAGAATGCCATAACTTTACAG ATGTACCAAGAGATCATGCTTGCACTTAAAAATGCCAGCACTGATAACTCAGCCATCACTGTTTTCACAG GAACTGGTGACTACTACTGCAGTGGGAATGACCTCACTAACTTGATTAATGCCACCGGTGAAATACAGGAGGTAGCTATAAAGACTGCTATGGCACTGAG GGAATTTGTAAGCTGTTTTATAGACTTTCCCAAGCCTCTGGTTGCAGTAGTAAACGGCCCAGCTATAGGAATTGCTGTCACCCTTCTGGGACTGTTTGATGCTGTCTATGCATCTGACAAG GCAACATTTCATACTCCGTTCAGCCACCTCGGCCACAGCCCAGAAGGATGCTCCTCCTACACTTTCCCAAAGATAATGGGTTCAGCAAAG GCGATGAAAATTTCCAAAGAGCTAAtgagaaaaaatgagaaacaaaatctCCATGCTGCTAATGCTAAAGAGAGCGCTGTGATCCAGGAAAGGCTGACATCAGAAGAATCCTCAAATGCACTCATGAACTTCATGTCCAGAAAAGCAAAGCTGTGA
- the LOC143273458 gene encoding enoyl-CoA delta isomerase 2-like isoform X1 — protein MPKPVQFDVDNNAKQDRWKETARQSHVNLVSSLSPSSEASSQEKYGADEKVQGSKDIVVISEDGITKIVFNRPTKKNAITLQMYQEIMLALKNASTDNSAITVFTGTGDYYCSGNDLTNLINATGEIQEVAIKTAMALREFVSCFIDFPKPLVAVVNGPAIGIAVTLLGLFDAVYASDKATFHTPFSHLGHSPEGCSSYTFPKIMGSAKATEMLVFGKKLTAREAWAQGLVTEVFPESTFENEVWTRLKAYAKLPPNAMKISKELMRKNEKQNLHAANAKESAVIQERLTSEESSNALMNFMSRKAKL, from the exons ATGCCTAAACCAGTTCAGTTTGATGTTGACAATAATGCCAAGCAGGATAGATGGAAG GAAACTGCCAGGCAGAGCCATGTGAATCTGGTGTCCAGTCTGAGTCCCTCATCTGAAGCTTCTAGCCAGGAAAAGTATGGAGCTGATGAGAAAGTCCAGGGGTCTAAGGACATTGTGGTGATCTCTGAAGATGGCATCACGAAGATTGTGTTCAATCGACCCACCAAAAAGAATGCCATAACTTTACAG ATGTACCAAGAGATCATGCTTGCACTTAAAAATGCCAGCACTGATAACTCAGCCATCACTGTTTTCACAG GAACTGGTGACTACTACTGCAGTGGGAATGACCTCACTAACTTGATTAATGCCACCGGTGAAATACAGGAGGTAGCTATAAAGACTGCTATGGCACTGAG GGAATTTGTAAGCTGTTTTATAGACTTTCCCAAGCCTCTGGTTGCAGTAGTAAACGGCCCAGCTATAGGAATTGCTGTCACCCTTCTGGGACTGTTTGATGCTGTCTATGCATCTGACAAG GCAACATTTCATACTCCGTTCAGCCACCTCGGCCACAGCCCAGAAGGATGCTCCTCCTACACTTTCCCAAAGATAATGGGTTCAGCAAAG GCAACTGAGATGCTTGTCTTTGGCAAGAAGCTCACAGCAAGAGAGGCTTGGGCTCAAGGCCTTGTCACTGAAGTTTTTCCAGAAAGCACCTTTGAAAACGAAGTCTGGACCAGGCTGAAAGCCTATGCGAAGCTCCCGCCAAAC GCGATGAAAATTTCCAAAGAGCTAAtgagaaaaaatgagaaacaaaatctCCATGCTGCTAATGCTAAAGAGAGCGCTGTGATCCAGGAAAGGCTGACATCAGAAGAATCCTCAAATGCACTCATGAACTTCATGTCCAGAAAAGCAAAGCTGTGA